A region of the Silene latifolia isolate original U9 population chromosome 9, ASM4854445v1, whole genome shotgun sequence genome:
TTAATGAGAGATGAGGAGTCATTGAAGAGGTGGAGTGAAAAGATATGTAGTAAAATGGTGCAAGATGCACAGAAAAGGTGTGTAAAGAGAAGAAAGAGAAAAGGGCAAAAAGATTACAGAAGACCTTTTCAATGATTTAGGAAGAGATTTAAACGAGCAAAATATGTGTGGAGATAAATCACATTATTGCTGCAAAGTGCGAAGAAATTACAAATATCTAATCGATCAATATCAAAAACAGGCCAAGCCATAAAGCACAAAGATCATATATAAGAAGCACAAATTAAGCAAAACCATCTATCCAATAGCTTCAAACGTCTCAGCACAATTTTAAGGTAGAAGCTTTTTAGTTTACGTTTTACATCTGAAAATTGTTAAATTAAAGAATGAAAGGTAAAAGATGAATAAGGTAGGCTTACCCCATGTACATTCCTACTAGAGCAGGCAAGTCTTCCAGTCTTTAGGTTTACAAGGGTAGCCACATCTTTCCCAGCTATCATCTTCTGTTGACAGATATCACACATTTTCTCAGATGCCACACGCTGCTGCCTCCTCAATTCTCGTCTTAGTGACTTACTAGGTATAATTCTTGAATGCACAAGATGATCATCATAGCGATTCACGAGTAAAGAGGAACTCCTAGTACTTGTTGAACCTTGAGAATCCTCTCCAGACGAATCGGGATGGTAATTTTGTGTCTCACTATTGATTTCTGAGTCTGAAAACGATTCTTTCCTTCTCTTTCTTGAACTACTTCCGTTGTCACCGTCCTCCCCACCAGTAAGTAGCAATGTCTTGATCCCGTCAAACAAACATTGTTTCCCCAAATCATAAAAGTAACTGAAAGTCACAATTGCAAAGTCATGCGAGGAAACCCTAGAATGGATTTCATCATCATTGCTGTTTCTTTTGCCCAACCATTCACACCAGATTCGTTCGATGCCGATATTAATCTCATCTCTCCTTAATACCTTACTAGTAATCTGCCCATAACCTCCTAGCCTCACCCTCAAGTCCGAAATATCATCCTTGCCAATAACACCAGGAATCACCAAATCAAAACCTAccacatcatcatcaccaacatCACAGTCACTCCCAAAGTTGCCATTCCCATTCCCATGACTGTCCTTATTTAAAAAATCACCCTTGACTACAATAGCAAGCCTGTCAACGCAGTCACCCTCATCCATCAAGCAGTGGTTTTCAGCCCCATGGGACCCAGCATCTTTCCCTTCATCAACCGAATTTCGGAAGAAAAGAACGCCGTCATCAAAAGGCCAAGGGTTCGACCCCATCA
Encoded here:
- the LOC141599880 gene encoding uncharacterized protein LOC141599880, producing MSKKELGFLKPSVPSWKEQLARKTLRNVRLQGHTYVDLREDGKRFVFFCTLCLAPCYSDDVLFDHLRGNLHKERYSAAKATLMGSNPWPFDDGVLFFRNSVDEGKDAGSHGAENHCLMDEGDCVDRLAIVVKGDFLNKDSHGNGNGNFGSDCDVGDDDVVGFDLVIPGVIGKDDISDLRVRLGGYGQITSKVLRRDEINIGIERIWCEWLGKRNSNDDEIHSRVSSHDFAIVTFSYFYDLGKQCLFDGIKTLLLTGGEDGDNGSSSRKRRKESFSDSEINSETQNYHPDSSGEDSQGSTSTRSSSLLVNRYDDHLVHSRIIPSKSLRRELRRQQRVASEKMCDICQQKMIAGKDVATLVNLKTGRLACSSRNVHGAFHVFHTSCLVHWILLCEFEMFMKPPVRPKVRRRSRRKVKSSFSQLEEPEAKTDSIKPNLSRKASETGTFCDRICSVFCPDCQGTGIEVEGDELEKPTISLSEMFKYKIKMSDAHRAWMKCPEELENCSIGFTFPVQADNVEEKIVQMKLLHFYRADEDSWPKKFNVYEKVTAGDIVACKELVT